A window of Nonomuraea angiospora genomic DNA:
GCGCACGAGCAGCGAGGTGTTGCGGCGTACCGCCACCGGAGACGACGGCGCCCCGCAGGTGATCGCCGAGGAATACGCGGTGATGGACCGGGCAGGGCGGATTCAGGTGCCGCGCGACTACCGGGAGGCGCTGGCGTTGACGCGACGGGTCCGGCTGGTGCTGGAGGCCGATCACGTCGCGATCCGTCCCGACGGCGGCGGGGCCGGATGAACGGCGGGCCCCTGGTCAGGGTGCGTGGCGTTCATCGCCGGTACGGCAGCGGGGCGACCGCCGTGCACGCGTTGCGGGATGTGACGTTCGAGCTCGCGGCCGGCACCATGACCGCCCTCGTCGGGCGGTCCGGCTCCGGCAAGACCACGCTGCTCAACATCATCGGCGGCCTGGACCGCCCGGACTCCGGTACGGTCCTCGTCGACGGAACGGACGTCACCGCTCTCGACGAGGACGGCCTGTCCCTGCTACGGCGGGAGAAGGTCTCGTACGTCTTCCAGACCTTCGGCCTGATCCCGGTGTTGTCGGCCGCGGAGAACGTGGGTGCCCCGCTGCGGCTGGCCCGCGTACCGCCGGTGGAGCGTGAGCGGCGGGTCGCGCTGCTGCTGGAACTGGTCGGGCTGGCCGCTCATGCCGAGCAGCTACCCGCTGAGCTGTCCGGCGGGCAGCAGCAGCGGGTGGCGATCGCCCGGGCGCTGGCCGCCTCGCCCCGGCTGCTGATCGCGGACGAGCCGACCGGGCAGCTGGACGCCGAGACCGGTCTGTCGGTGATGGCACTGCTGCGCGGGGTGGTGGAGTCCGAGGGGGTGACGGCGCTGGTCTCCACGCATGATCCGACGATGCTCGCGCTGGCGGATCGGGTGATCCGCATCAACGACGGGCATCTCGACGAGCATCCCGGCATGCACTCTGATGGGCGGCTCGACGAGCGCTCCAACGGCCGGGGCGATTCGTGATCAGTAAGAGTGGTCCGTGCTGAGGCTGGTCGCCCGGCGAGCCCGTGCGCAATGGCCGTTGCTGGCAGCCCTCCTGGCCGTCGCCGTGGTCGGCCCCACGCTGCTGGGCACCTGCGCCCTCCTGCTCACCCGTACCGCCGAGCAGGCGCTGGAGACCGCCGCCTCCCGCGCCACCGCCGACCAGATCGACGTCACCGCCTACACCGTCACCATTCGCGGCGAGCACGCGAGATCCGTCGCCGACGACACCCTCGGCGTGCTGACCTCGGCCCTCGCTCCGTTCGCGACAACGACGGCCGCGCGCGCGTCGTCCGCGATGCGGTCGCTCCCCGGCGCCGGTGTTCCGGCTGTGGCGTACCTGTCGGGGATGGAGGACCTGCCGGCCCGCACCCGGCTGGCCGCCGGACGCCTGCCGCGGGCGGGTGCCGCGCCGACGGAGGCCGTTGTCCTGGAAAGCACCGCACGGCAGCTCGGCCTGAGCGTCGGCAGCCGGGTCCGCCTCGGCAGGGAGTTGGCCGACGATCCCGACCAGAGGATCGAGGTGAGCGTGGTCGGGGTCGTACGCCCGCTGCCGGGCACCGGCTGGGACCGTGACCCCCTCGCCGCCGCCGGATTCGATCCGGCCTACCGCGACGGCCGCTCCGCACAGCCGGTTCACGCGTACGGGCCGTTCATCGTCGACCTCGCCGACCTGCTCGGCGGCGGCTCCACCCTCGACCGGCTCGAGATCAGCGCCCACCCAGACCTGTCCGCCCCCGCCGGCCGTGACCTCGACACCGTCACCCAGGCCGTGCTCGGCGCCGACCGCCGGCTGGGGCAGACGCTCGGCGACCGGGTACGGATCCAGCGAGTCGCCTCCCGACTGCCCTCGACCCTGCTGGCCGCCCGCGATCAGCAGCGGGTCACCACGGCCGCCGTGCTCGCCGTCGCCGCCATCGGCCTCGTCCTGACCGCGACCGCCCTCGCCCTCGCCGGTCGGCTCAGCGCCGGTGTGCGCGGCGAGGAGACCGCCCTGCTGTCCGCGCTGGGCGTCGGCCGCGGTCAACTCGCCGCCGCCGCGCTCGTCGAGGCCGGCGCGCTCGCCGTGCTCGCCGCCGCGGTCGCGATCCCGGCCTCGTCCGCCCTGCACGCCGGGCTGACCCGGCTGCCGCCGATGGCCGGGGCCGGGCTCGCCACGCCTTTCGGCGTGAACGCCGTACAGGTGCTGTCCGTCGCCGGCGGCGCGCTGACGCTGGCGGTGGTGCTCGTCGTGCCCTCGCTGCGGACCTCCTCCGGAGGTGTGCGCGGGCGGCGGGAGCTGCTCGCCCGATCCGGCGCCGATCTGCTGCTCGTGGCGCTCGCCGCCGTCGGCTGGTGGCAGCTACGCGATCAGCCGACCGGTTCGGGGTCTCCCGTCGACGCCGTACGAGTGCTCGCTCCCGCGCTGCTGCTCATCGCCGGATCCGCGGTGGCGTTGCGCCTGGTGTGGCCCGCGTTGCGCGCTGCGGAACGGCTGGCCGGCCGGGCTCGCGGGCTGATGGTTCCGCTGGCCGCGTTCGAAGCCGCCCGCAGGCCACAGGCGGTCGCGGCGGGGCTGCTCATCGGGCTGGGCTGCGCGGCGGCCACGTACGGGATCGGGTTCGACGCCACGTGGCAGCGCTCCCAGCAGGACCAGGCCGATCTGTCCGTCGGCACCGATCTCGCGCTCACCCTCACCGCTCCGCCCGCCGCCGGGCAGGGCCCGGTGGTCGGCGCGGCCAGCGGGGGAGAGGTGAGCCCGGCCACCGATCGTGGCGTCGCGGTCGGGCAGTGGCTCGGCGGCGCCGGTGACCCGCCGCGGCTGATCGCCGTGGACACCACGCGTGCCGGGGCGCTGCTGCGCGGACGGCTGAACGACGGACGCACCTGGAACGCTGTGGGCGCCGCTCTCGCGCCGCCGACGCGCGCCGCCGGTGTTCCCGTCCCGGCCGGAGCCGCGCTCTCCCTGGTCGCCAACGCGACCGGTACGACGCCGCTCACCGTGACACCCCGGCTGCTGTTCCAGGATGCGACAGGGCTGCGTACGCCTTGCACTGGTGCACCCATCCCGCTCGACGGCAAATCGCATCCGCTGCCGGACTGCGCGACGGCCGAAGGGCTCCGGCTGGTCGCGGTGTCCCTTCCGTTCGCGATCGCGACGGGGAACGTCGGCACCGGCCACTCCGATGCCCTGGCGGACCCCCCGACGGGGGACAGCCGCGTCGCCGTGACTCTCACCGTGGCGGGAACGGCCTCTGGGGCATCGCCCTGGACCGCCACCTCGGCCGGGCCGGCCCCCGGGCAGCTCGGCAATCCGGCCGTCGCCCTGACCAGCACCTCCGCGGGCACCGAGCTCAGGATGACCACGACCGTCGCGCTGAAGGGCCCGCCGGACGCCGCCAGGAACCTGGTCGCCACTGCTTTCCCGGCCCCGGGACCGGTGCCCGTCGCCGTCTCCGCCCGCTTCGCCGACGAGGTGGACGCCCGGCGCGGCTCCCGGCTCGACCTCACCGTCGGCCTCACCCCCGTACAGGTCAGCGTGGCCGAGGTGCTGCCGGCCGTGCCGTCCGCTCCGGGTGCCGCCGCCATCCTGGCCGACTTCGACGCCCTCTCCCGTGCCCTCGCCGTCAGCGGCGACTTCGACGTGCCCGTGGACGCGTGGTGGGTCGGCCATCCCGCCAGAGGCGATGCGGCCGATCTCCGCCTCGGCAGCGTCACCACGCGCGCGTCCGAGACCGCCCGGCTCTCCGGCGGCCCGCTGCGGGCCGGGCTCCCGGCCGTGCTCCGGCTGCTCGTACCGGCCGCAGTGCTGCTGATGATCGCCGGGATCGTCCTGCACGTGACGTTCGACCTGCGGGCCCGCGCGGTCGAGATGGCGCGCCTGCGGGGTATCGGGATGACCCGGCGCGAGATCCGTACTGTGCTGCTCGGCCAGCACGTCGGCATCCTGCTGCCGCTGCTCGCGGCGGGCGCGATCGTCGGCGCGCTGGCCACCCGCGTCGTCGCGCCTCTGCTCGTCCGCTCCGATACCGGCGCCGCTCCCGTTCCCGAGGTACTGCCCGTCTGGCCGTGGGCCGCCGAGGCCGCCCTGCTCACCGGGCTGCTGGCCGGGTGCGCGCTGGCGGTGAGCGCGGTGGTCGTCGTCCAGGCCCGGCTTGCCGATGCCGCGTATCTGCGGGTGGCGTCGTGAGGATCCCGGCGCCGCACTGGCCCAGCGTCGCCGGCCGCGCCCGCTCGGACGCCGGGCCGCTGCTCCTGGCCGCCGTCGTGGTGGCGGTCGTCACGCTGCTCGCCGGCGCGATGCCGCCGACGTTGTCCGCGACCGCCGACGCCGCCGTACGGGACGCGGTACGCAGGACCGGCGGCGACCTCCAGGTCCACGCCCGCATGGAAGGCGACGACGGGCCGGACGGCAGCCGCGTCCGGCACCCCCGCCTCGCCGAGGACGTCGACGACTTCCGAGCCCGGGCGACGGACGAACTCGGCCCCGGCCTGCGCGCCGCCCTGCGTCCACCCGTCGCCACCGTCACCAGCCCCACCCTCAAGATCACCGATGGCAGCGTGCTGCGTACGTTCCAGCTCGCCTATGTGGCCCGCGACGGTGGGCCCGACGTGACCTGGATCGCGGGCGGCCCGCCCCGGCCCACCGCCTCCGCGACGGCGGAGGTTCCCTACGGCGCGCCGCCGTGGCCGGTGCAGGTGGGCCTGTCGGAGGCGGACGCCGCCGCTCTCCAGCTCCGTCCCGGCGCCCGCATCCCGCTGGCAGACGACCGGGGGAATGTCAAGAAGGTCCAGGTCAGCGGCATCTTCCGGCCTCGGGACAGCGCCGATCCCGCCTGGCGGCTCCTCCCCTCGCTGCTGAGTCCCGTCGCCGGCGCGGACGGCACGGGAAGCACCCGGTTCGCCGGGCTGCTGTCACGCGACTCGCTGCCCGACGCCCGGCTCGCCTTCGGCCAGGACGAGTTGCGGCGTACCGTCTCGTTCACGCCCGACCCGACCCGGCTCACCTGGGACGCGGTCCCGTCGGTCGCCGCGAAGGTGGTCGCGCTCAAGGCGGCCTCCGGCTCCTCCGGCGCCCGGGACGGCTCGCTGAAGTGGGAGACCCGGCTCGACGGGGTGCTGCGGAACGTGAGCTCCCAGGTCGACGCCGCGTCCGCACAAGCGTCCGTCCTGCTCATCACCCTGCTCGCCGTCGCGATCCTGGTCCTGCTGCTCGCCGCCGACCTGCTGGTACACCGCCGTGCTCCCGCCCTGGCCGCCGCCCGGCAGAGAGGGATGTCGCTACCGGTGATCGGTGGCGAGCTGCTCCTCGAATCCGCCGTGATGGCGCTGCTGGCCGCGGCGGCCGGGCTCGGCCTGGCCCGGGCCGTCGCGCCGGGGGTCTCCTGGGAGTGGGTGGCTCCCGTGGTGGTCACCGCCGTCGCCGCCGGACCGGCGTTCGGCACGCTCACCGCCGCCCGCGCCACCCGGGATCGCCGCGTCCCG
This region includes:
- a CDS encoding FtsX-like permease family protein; amino-acid sequence: MLRLVARRARAQWPLLAALLAVAVVGPTLLGTCALLLTRTAEQALETAASRATADQIDVTAYTVTIRGEHARSVADDTLGVLTSALAPFATTTAARASSAMRSLPGAGVPAVAYLSGMEDLPARTRLAAGRLPRAGAAPTEAVVLESTARQLGLSVGSRVRLGRELADDPDQRIEVSVVGVVRPLPGTGWDRDPLAAAGFDPAYRDGRSAQPVHAYGPFIVDLADLLGGGSTLDRLEISAHPDLSAPAGRDLDTVTQAVLGADRRLGQTLGDRVRIQRVASRLPSTLLAARDQQRVTTAAVLAVAAIGLVLTATALALAGRLSAGVRGEETALLSALGVGRGQLAAAALVEAGALAVLAAAVAIPASSALHAGLTRLPPMAGAGLATPFGVNAVQVLSVAGGALTLAVVLVVPSLRTSSGGVRGRRELLARSGADLLLVALAAVGWWQLRDQPTGSGSPVDAVRVLAPALLLIAGSAVALRLVWPALRAAERLAGRARGLMVPLAAFEAARRPQAVAAGLLIGLGCAAATYGIGFDATWQRSQQDQADLSVGTDLALTLTAPPAAGQGPVVGAASGGEVSPATDRGVAVGQWLGGAGDPPRLIAVDTTRAGALLRGRLNDGRTWNAVGAALAPPTRAAGVPVPAGAALSLVANATGTTPLTVTPRLLFQDATGLRTPCTGAPIPLDGKSHPLPDCATAEGLRLVAVSLPFAIATGNVGTGHSDALADPPTGDSRVAVTLTVAGTASGASPWTATSAGPAPGQLGNPAVALTSTSAGTELRMTTTVALKGPPDAARNLVATAFPAPGPVPVAVSARFADEVDARRGSRLDLTVGLTPVQVSVAEVLPAVPSAPGAAAILADFDALSRALAVSGDFDVPVDAWWVGHPARGDAADLRLGSVTTRASETARLSGGPLRAGLPAVLRLLVPAAVLLMIAGIVLHVTFDLRARAVEMARLRGIGMTRREIRTVLLGQHVGILLPLLAAGAIVGALATRVVAPLLVRSDTGAAPVPEVLPVWPWAAEAALLTGLLAGCALAVSAVVVVQARLADAAYLRVAS
- a CDS encoding ABC transporter ATP-binding protein; the protein is MRGVHRRYGSGATAVHALRDVTFELAAGTMTALVGRSGSGKTTLLNIIGGLDRPDSGTVLVDGTDVTALDEDGLSLLRREKVSYVFQTFGLIPVLSAAENVGAPLRLARVPPVERERRVALLLELVGLAAHAEQLPAELSGGQQQRVAIARALAASPRLLIADEPTGQLDAETGLSVMALLRGVVESEGVTALVSTHDPTMLALADRVIRINDGHLDEHPGMHSDGRLDERSNGRGDS
- a CDS encoding FtsX-like permease family protein — translated: MRIPAPHWPSVAGRARSDAGPLLLAAVVVAVVTLLAGAMPPTLSATADAAVRDAVRRTGGDLQVHARMEGDDGPDGSRVRHPRLAEDVDDFRARATDELGPGLRAALRPPVATVTSPTLKITDGSVLRTFQLAYVARDGGPDVTWIAGGPPRPTASATAEVPYGAPPWPVQVGLSEADAAALQLRPGARIPLADDRGNVKKVQVSGIFRPRDSADPAWRLLPSLLSPVAGADGTGSTRFAGLLSRDSLPDARLAFGQDELRRTVSFTPDPTRLTWDAVPSVAAKVVALKAASGSSGARDGSLKWETRLDGVLRNVSSQVDAASAQASVLLITLLAVAILVLLLAADLLVHRRAPALAAARQRGMSLPVIGGELLLESAVMALLAAAAGLGLARAVAPGVSWEWVAPVVVTAVAAGPAFGTLTAARATRDRRVPANRSARRWLRNTVRLRRAALETGVLAASSGAIVALYQRGAGGGVLPASAPALCALAGALMLARALPLAMRFVLRRLLRSSRPLAVFGAARAAATSARVLPLLVLVTSVALASYALTFGAAVGHGTADGPLASGLLRLAWVSAATLPVLGLLGLALGTAAGAPERWQTLTRLRTLGLRPREARWVAAGELLPPVVVAAVGGPLLGVLLARLTFGSLALRLLTGADPALALPWWGLGLVAVVFLAAVAVMVPVESALRRRRRLSEVLRAGDG